The Acropora palmata chromosome 3, jaAcrPala1.3, whole genome shotgun sequence nucleotide sequence ttttaatttttgaccaaaagtgaagattttgcaaaggctgtacCCATGCATGAtgggtgattttcaaaattgtcttatttctccaatatttagtgttttttccagcggttttttgcacaggacaactctaaatcacttgtagaacgcattttgacatgttttttggaattttaatttttgagccaaagtgacgattttggaaaggctatagcctttggatgatgggtgctttttcaaaattttcttatttctccaatatttagtgtttttttaagtcttttcttatacagaaaaactctacctcacttgtagaatggattttaagatgttgtttgaaattttaatttttgacccaaagtgacgattttgcaaaggctatagcctttgcatgttgggtgattttcaaaattgtcttatttctccaatatttagtgttttttcaagcggttttttacaccgaacaactctaaatcacttgtagaatggattttgacatgttttttggaattttaatttttgagccaaagtgacgattttgcaaaggctatagcctttgcatgatgggtggtttttaaaattatcttatttctccaatatttagtctttttgcatgcggttttttgcacagaacaactctaaatcactcgtagaatggattttgaaattttttttggaatttaaacTATAGGGAGGGGATGGGGGAACACACAGCACTAGTGCCCAGTGTTCGGGGGAACAGATAACACGGGGGAACACAAAACGCTGTGACACCGGcttaatgttttgttttcttgtttttttgtaatataTCATTAATTTCtggcagttttaatttttttaacgaTTTTCAGTGTTTTACAACCGCAATAAAAAGGACCAACTCTGCAAGTCCTTGTTTCATTCTACTAAAATACGTTTTTCTGTCGATTAGTAAAATCCGTAGACATCTGTACAGGTTCTGCCAGAATTGTCATACTCCTTTCCGTTTTTATAATCCTCGACATACCATATTCTAAACTCCATTCCTTCCCGTACGAATAAAGGAGAGAACAATGCACTAAAACCAAGCTCGGTAgagtttttgtgatatccagGCAAAATGTAAGAGGAACGGCTGTAGTCTTGGGGGAATTgtactttgttttgattgtcaGTGACAAAGATAGATATTTCAGAATCGACTTCGCACCCCCAATGGCTTCTCAAGACAGGAGTTTTTTTACAAGTGACGTAACCGGAACGGTACACCAGCTTCAACGCTTTGAGATATCCATGACCAATGGGAGGAATAGTAAAAGACCCATAAGCATCGTTCTTGGCACCAAAACAAACTCTGTTTTTGTTGAGTTTGATCCATTCTAAAaagacaagcaaacaaacaaacaaactaaacaTGTAAAACAGAGCAAGGATTCCTTCGAGAATAACGGACAGCCAATAGGGCTGATGGtagttttgttaaaaagaacatgaattgaacccaggagtaacataccttgatcaAAAAGGGtaatctgggtgattggagtcctagAAAGGACTAGTGTTTTTGACCAGCAAAAGTCCTTCaaaggactccaatcacctaGATGATctatctttttcaatcaagctAAGTTTTCTTTATTCATGCATAAAATTTTAGCATATATTAAGACCAACATCAAACATTTAATGATTTACCCAGAATaccattaaaataattatttttttatcattgctGCAACTTGTTCTCCAAATGGTTGCTTTCGAGTCCAAATAAATCAACCTTTCAACTTTTGTCATCAACAGAGTCTTCTCGTCCTTTAACTTAAAAGAGGTATCACCTGCACGACACAGATGATATCTGCCCCTCATTTCCATAGCTCAAAAGTGCACAGGAAGTTTACTACAATTCACGAGCCTTAAACCGAAAATTCAACTGTCCTGTGTATGCCACAATTGTGAATTTAAGTACGCGCAATATATGAACAACAATGATGTCTACGTGGGCTTCTGCTCCCTGATGGGGTTAATCCGTGCCGCTAACGAAATATTAGAAATATAGGTCAACTAATTCTCAAAGCCGTCAAGCCAGTCTCAGTATTCAGTTGTccgttttagttttctttatATTATATgtgtgttttctttgattctgGTTGAGGTTACGCCAGATCGAGTAGCTCTGTGTGATAAGGTTCCGCGCTACAAGCGCAGGTGCTTAATTGTGAGTAGCATGATGTCGTACTTTGTACGGGATCGTGGGTAATGTAGGTACCATATGGAATGTAGCCTTAGTACTGTGTTTGTTACTCGTCATTAGTATTTCTAAgtagtgtttttgttgttgttttttgttttataatgaaaagaaaaatacagaataataaataaaacaaaaggccaaaaaaaatttacttgcTAGATCTGCCAAGATCTGGCACTTAAGCTTTTCAGTCCT carries:
- the LOC141877610 gene encoding uncharacterized protein LOC141877610, with amino-acid sequence MKLTVMITSYVFIAAISFLPRYIYPCLDPSLQETVGRNIFLEHRNFVLNVPISILLTTHDSTACALECLHRSQRCRSFNFAINPASGNCKLLSTDKYKEEEEFKPSSFYNHYSITSPCEFKPCKNGVTCHPLYESNEFLCEEWIKLNKNRVCFGAKNDAYGSFTIPPIGHGYLKALKLVYRSGYVTCKKTPVLRSHWGCEVDSEISIFVTDNQNKVQFPQDYSRSSYILPGYHKNSTELGFSALFSPLFVREGMEFRIWYVEDYKNGKEYDNSGRTCTDVYGFY